A region from the Triticum aestivum cultivar Chinese Spring chromosome 3D, IWGSC CS RefSeq v2.1, whole genome shotgun sequence genome encodes:
- the LOC542787 gene encoding mitochondrial uncoupling protein 1, with product MATASSFAAVFISSAIASCFAEVCTIPLDTAKVRLQLQKKTAAGPAGTVGMLGTMMSIAREEGVTALWKGIIPGFHRQCLYGGLRVGLYEPVKALFVFVGDATLMNKILAALTTGVIAIAVANPTDLVKVRLQADGKSTAVKRHYSGALNAYATIVRQEGIGALWTGLGPNMARNALINAAELASYDQFKQMFLGLPGFTDNVYTHLLAGLGAGIFAVCIGSPVDVVKSRMMGDSTYRSTFDCFAKTLKNDGLAAFYKGFIANFCRVGSWNVIMFLTLEQVRSFFQ from the exons ATGGCGACGGCCTCTTCCTTCGCCGCCGTCTTCATCAGCAGCGCCATCGCCTCCTGCTTCGCTGAG GTGTGCACCATTCCTCTGGACACAGCCAAGGTGCGTCTTCAGCTGCAAAAGAAAACAGCTGCTGGGCCTGCAGGTACAGTAGGAATGCTGGGCACAATGATGTCGATTGCAAGGGAGGAAGGCGTCACCGCACTTTGGAAGGGCATCATCCCTGGCTTTCATCGCCAGTGCCTCTATGGCGGCCTCCGTGTCGGCTTGTATGAGCCT GTCAAAGCCTTATTTGTGTTTGTAGGTGATGCCACTTTAATGAACAAGATTCTTGCCGCTCTTACAACTG GTGTCATAGCGATTGCTGTCGCAAATCCAACTGATCTTGTCAAAGTGAGATTGCAAGCAGATGGAAAATCTACTGCCGTCAAGAGGCACTATTCTGGAGCCCTTAATGCGTATGCCACCATAGTCAGACAG GAAGGTATCGGAGCTTTGTGGACTGGCCTTGGTCCTAATATGGCACGAAATGCTTTGATTAATGCCGCCGAGTTGGCCAGCTACGACCAATTTAAACAG ATGTTTCTAGGTCTTCCTGGGTTTACAGATAATGTTTATACTCATCTTTTAGCTGGACTCGGTGCCGGTATTTTTGCTGTTTGCATTGGATCTCCAGTGGATGTG GTGAAATCAAGAATGATGGGCGATTCAACATACAGAAGTACATTTGATTGTTTCGCCAAGACATTAAAAAATGAT GGACTTGCTGCTTTCTACAAGGGGTTTATTGCAAACTTTTGTCGAGTTGGGTCATGGAATGTGATAATGTTCTTAACTTTGGAACAG GTTAGAAGCTTCTTTCAGTAA